One genomic segment of Mytilus trossulus isolate FHL-02 chromosome 4, PNRI_Mtr1.1.1.hap1, whole genome shotgun sequence includes these proteins:
- the LOC134715416 gene encoding zinc finger RNA-binding protein-like isoform X1 — protein sequence MAHFVYPTGQPQPTAAYPTVQTAYVAAAPQAAYAAAAAPRAAGGYEGYQTTPAAPQYAYTRTQVAVTPAGTYDQKAYYQPAQATVSYSGAETHYQPVHVQAAAKPVYSTNTTNYATPRVVAQQKVQAPIQASSAATYVYPTAVTTPQVSSYSTTYAGNTNATTTVSYTSKAPQGVSNYTTIKQTVQPVVIKGYDAALYSAATSYYQQQQAAKVKVGVKTKTKMPPKQPQLHYCDVCKISCAGPQTYREHLEGQKHKKKEAAMKSQTGTTTSSSSTPRGQNQLRCELCDVTCTGADAYAAHIRGAKHQKVLKLHTRLGKPIPSTNPVVLSTATSSTAKAGVSTTTITAGVKPGIKPVTAVPVPTITKKVAATPKITFVGGTQLKILGIKTEEVKVEEPMNTSNTSEDEKDDGPLNILGEKDVAPVGHEYIEEVKNEHGKTVSFNCKLCECKFNDPNAKDMHMKGRRHRLQYKKKVDPHLQVEVKPSIRARKLQEEKMRRQQQKEEYWRRKEQEARWREEMRMEEEMYWDGRDYYDWRGRPGMMPRGPFMPGAGPMGPMRRPDTSDDRHVMAKHSSIYPNEAELQAVQNIVSLCEKALKLVSDFLAESLPKKVEVKMEVENKEAAKDAKEGEKKEDNQPPRTLKGVMRVGVLAKGLLLHGDLNVNLVVLCAEKPTRTLLERVADNLPKQIAACLTEMKSEEKFEVRRCVEEAAIVVTSDAEIKASCTITLTSPVMRETATPEGETSATTVTTKDPPDVLDRQKCLDALAALRHAKWFQARANGLQSCVVVIRILRDLCQRVPTWTPLNEWAMELLVEKCVASGGPSMSPGDALRRVFECIASGLLLPAGPGLHDPCEKDPMDAATSLTNQEREDITASAQHALRLIAFRQIHKVLGMDALPAPKLRMRMTPRKRRRTDSENTGADGDVAGEKKDKKDEVTEELKK from the exons ATGGCTCACTTTGTATATCCTACTGGCCAACCCCAACCAACAGCTGCATACCCAACTGTTCAGACTGCCTATGTAGCAGCTGCACCTCAGGCTGCTTATGCTGCAGCTGCTGCACCAAGGGCTGCAGGTGGATATGAAGGATATCAGACTACACCTGCTGCACCACAGTATGCATATACACGTACACAAGTTGCAGTTACT CCTGCAGGAACATATGATCAGAAAGCATATTATCAACCAGCTCAAGCAACTGTATCATACAGTGGTGCTGAAACACATTATCAGCCAG ttcATGTTCAAGCAGCTGCCAAACCAGTATATTcaacaaatacaacaaattATGCTACACCCAGAGTTGTAGCACAGCAAAAAGTGCAGGCACCAATCCAGGCTTCTAGTGCTGCCACCTATGTATATCCAACAGCTGTTACTACTCCTCAGGTGTCATCATACTCAACAACTTATGCTGGTAACACAAATGCTACAACTACAGTATCATATACAAGCAAGG CCCCACAAGGCGTGTCCAACTATACCACCATAAAACAAACAGTACAACCAGTTGTCATAAAAG GTTATGATGCTGCTTTATACTCAGCAGCAACATCTTATTACCAGCAGCAACAGGCTGCCAAGGTTAAAGTTGGTGTCAAAACAAAGACTAAAATGCCACCTAAGCAACCACAGCTACATTACTGTGATGTTTGTAAAATTAGCTGTGCAGGACCACAG ACATACAGAGAGCATTTGGAAGGACAGAAACACAAGAAAAAGGAGGCTGCAATGAAAAGCCAAACTGGAACAACAACTTCATCATCATCAACCCCTCGTGGTCAAAATCAGCTGAGATGTGAGCTGTGTGATGTCACATGTACAGGAGCAGATGCTTATGCTGCTCATATCAGAGGAGCTAAACATCAAAAG GTTTTGAAACTTCATACAAGACTTGGAAAGCCCATTCCATCAACTAATCCAGTAGTACTATCAACAGCTACCTCCTCTACTGCCAAAGCTGGTGTGTCTACCACAACAATAACAGCAGGGGTCAAGCCAGGTATCAAGCCTGTCACTGCTGTCCCAGTACCAACTATAACAAAGAAAGTGGCAGCTACTCCTAAGATTACGTTTGTTG GaggaacacaattgaaaattcttgGAATAAAGACAGAGGAAGTAAAAGTTGAAGAGCCTATGAATACATCTAATACATCTGAAG atgAGAAAGATGATGGTCCGTTGAATATTTTGGGAGAGAAAGACGTAGCTCCAGTAG GACATGAGTACATTGAGGAAGTTAAAAATGAACATGGAAAGACAGTCAGCTTTAATTGCAAACTATGTGAATGTAAATTCAATGATCCTAATGCTAAAGACATGCACATGAAAGGAAGACGTCACAGACTTCAGTATAAG aaaaaagtTGATCCTCATCTTCAAGTTGAAGTCAAGCCAAGTATTAGAGCACGAAAACTTCAGGAAGAAAAGATGAGAAGACAACAACAGAAAGAGGAATACTGGAGAAGAAAAGAACAAGAAGCAAGATGGAGGGAAGAAATGAG AATGGAAGAAGAGATGTATTGGGATGGAAGAGATTACTATGACTGGCGAGGAAGACCAGGAATGATGCCACGTGGCCCATTTATGCCAGGAGCAGGTCCTATGGGA CCAATGCGACGTCCAGACACTTCAGATGATCGTCATGTGATGGCAAAACATTCCAGCATTTATCCAAATGAGGCTGAG CTTCAAGCAGTACAGAATATCGTATCACTATGTGAAAAAGCATTGAAATTGGTGTCTGATTTCTTAGCAGAAAG CTTGCCAAAGAAAGTAGAAGTTAAGATGGaagttgaaaataaagaagCTGCTAAGGATGCGAAGGAGGG AGAGAAGAAAGAAGACAATCAGCCACCTAGAACACTAAAGGGTGTAATGAGAGTTGGTGTCCTTGCTAAAGGACTGTTGTTACATGGGGATCTCAATGTTAACTTGGTAGTCTTATGTGCAGAGAAACCTACCAGAACATTACTGGAAAGAGTTGCAGataatttaccaaaacaaattgCAGCATGTCTAACTGAAATGAAG TCTGAGGAAAAATTTGAAGTGAGACGATGTGTTGAAGAAGCAGCTATTGTTGTTACCAGTGATGCAGAAATTAAAGCATCATGTACTATCACTCTGACCTCTCCAGTCATGAGGGAAACAGCAACCCCTGAAGGAG AAACTTCAGCCACAACTGTAACCACCAAAGATCCACCAGATGTATTGGACAGGCAGAAATGCCTTGATGCCCTAGCAGCTCTACGCCATGCTAAATGGTTCCAG GCTAGAGCAAATGGACTGCAATCATGTGTAGTGGTGATTCGTATCCTGCGTGACCTTTGTCAGAGAGTACCAACATGGACACCTCTCAACGAATGG GCTATGGAACTATTAGTAGAGAAGTGTGTAGCCAGTGGAGGACCCAGCATGAGTCCTGGAGACGCTTTAAGAAGAGTTTTTGAATGTATTGCATCTGGATTACTCCTTCCAg cTGGACCAGGATTACATGATCCATGTGAGAAAGATCCAATGGATGCTGCTACATCACTGACCAATCAGGAGAGAGAAGATATTACAGCTTCTGCACAG CATGCATTGAGGCTGATTGCATTTAGACAAATACACAAGGTTCTTGGTATGGATGCCCTGCCAGCACCTAAATTACGAATGCGCATGACTCCACGGAAACGACGCCGCACTGACAGTGAGAATACTGGCGCTGATGGTGATG
- the LOC134715416 gene encoding zinc finger RNA-binding protein-like isoform X2, translating into MAHFVYPTGQPQPTAAYPTVQTAYVAAAPQAAYAAAAAPRAAGGYEGYQTTPAAPQYAYTRTQVAVTPAGTYDQKAYYQPAQATVSYSGAETHYQPVHVQAAAKPVYSTNTTNYATPRVVAQQKVQAPIQASSAATYVYPTAVTTPQVSSYSTTYAGNTNATTTVSYTSKAPQGVSNYTTIKQTVQPVVIKGYDAALYSAATSYYQQQQAAKVKVGVKTKTKMPPKQPQLHYCDVCKISCAGPQTYREHLEGQKHKKKEAAMKSQTGTTTSSSSTPRGQNQLRCELCDVTCTGADAYAAHIRGAKHQKVLKLHTRLGKPIPSTNPVVLSTATSSTAKAGVSTTTITAGVKPGIKPVTAVPVPTITKKVAATPKITFVGGTQLKILGIKTEEVKVEEPMNTSNTSEDEKDDGPLNILGEKDVAPVGHEYIEEVKNEHGKTVSFNCKLCECKFNDPNAKDMHMKGRRHRLQYKKKVDPHLQVEVKPSIRARKLQEEKMRRQQQKEEYWRRKEQEARWREEMRMEEEMYWDGRDYYDWRGRPGMMPRGPFMPGAGPMGPMRRPDTSDDRHVMAKHSSIYPNEAELQAVQNIVSLCEKALKLVSDFLAESLPKKVEVKMEVENKEAAKDAKEGEKKEDNQPPRTLKGVMRVGVLAKGLLLHGDLNVNLVVLCAEKPTRTLLERVADNLPKQIAACLTEMKSEEKFEVRRCVEEAAIVVTSDAEIKASCTITLTSPVMRETATPEGETSATTVTTKDPPDVLDRQKCLDALAALRHAKWFQARANGLQSCVVVIRILRDLCQRVPTWTPLNEWAMELLVEKCVASGGPSMSPGDALRRVFECIASGLLLPAGPGLHDPCEKDPMDAATSLTNQEREDITASAQHALRLIAFRQIHKVLGMDALPAPKLRMRMTPRKRRRTDSENTGADGDGEKKDKKDEVTEELKK; encoded by the exons ATGGCTCACTTTGTATATCCTACTGGCCAACCCCAACCAACAGCTGCATACCCAACTGTTCAGACTGCCTATGTAGCAGCTGCACCTCAGGCTGCTTATGCTGCAGCTGCTGCACCAAGGGCTGCAGGTGGATATGAAGGATATCAGACTACACCTGCTGCACCACAGTATGCATATACACGTACACAAGTTGCAGTTACT CCTGCAGGAACATATGATCAGAAAGCATATTATCAACCAGCTCAAGCAACTGTATCATACAGTGGTGCTGAAACACATTATCAGCCAG ttcATGTTCAAGCAGCTGCCAAACCAGTATATTcaacaaatacaacaaattATGCTACACCCAGAGTTGTAGCACAGCAAAAAGTGCAGGCACCAATCCAGGCTTCTAGTGCTGCCACCTATGTATATCCAACAGCTGTTACTACTCCTCAGGTGTCATCATACTCAACAACTTATGCTGGTAACACAAATGCTACAACTACAGTATCATATACAAGCAAGG CCCCACAAGGCGTGTCCAACTATACCACCATAAAACAAACAGTACAACCAGTTGTCATAAAAG GTTATGATGCTGCTTTATACTCAGCAGCAACATCTTATTACCAGCAGCAACAGGCTGCCAAGGTTAAAGTTGGTGTCAAAACAAAGACTAAAATGCCACCTAAGCAACCACAGCTACATTACTGTGATGTTTGTAAAATTAGCTGTGCAGGACCACAG ACATACAGAGAGCATTTGGAAGGACAGAAACACAAGAAAAAGGAGGCTGCAATGAAAAGCCAAACTGGAACAACAACTTCATCATCATCAACCCCTCGTGGTCAAAATCAGCTGAGATGTGAGCTGTGTGATGTCACATGTACAGGAGCAGATGCTTATGCTGCTCATATCAGAGGAGCTAAACATCAAAAG GTTTTGAAACTTCATACAAGACTTGGAAAGCCCATTCCATCAACTAATCCAGTAGTACTATCAACAGCTACCTCCTCTACTGCCAAAGCTGGTGTGTCTACCACAACAATAACAGCAGGGGTCAAGCCAGGTATCAAGCCTGTCACTGCTGTCCCAGTACCAACTATAACAAAGAAAGTGGCAGCTACTCCTAAGATTACGTTTGTTG GaggaacacaattgaaaattcttgGAATAAAGACAGAGGAAGTAAAAGTTGAAGAGCCTATGAATACATCTAATACATCTGAAG atgAGAAAGATGATGGTCCGTTGAATATTTTGGGAGAGAAAGACGTAGCTCCAGTAG GACATGAGTACATTGAGGAAGTTAAAAATGAACATGGAAAGACAGTCAGCTTTAATTGCAAACTATGTGAATGTAAATTCAATGATCCTAATGCTAAAGACATGCACATGAAAGGAAGACGTCACAGACTTCAGTATAAG aaaaaagtTGATCCTCATCTTCAAGTTGAAGTCAAGCCAAGTATTAGAGCACGAAAACTTCAGGAAGAAAAGATGAGAAGACAACAACAGAAAGAGGAATACTGGAGAAGAAAAGAACAAGAAGCAAGATGGAGGGAAGAAATGAG AATGGAAGAAGAGATGTATTGGGATGGAAGAGATTACTATGACTGGCGAGGAAGACCAGGAATGATGCCACGTGGCCCATTTATGCCAGGAGCAGGTCCTATGGGA CCAATGCGACGTCCAGACACTTCAGATGATCGTCATGTGATGGCAAAACATTCCAGCATTTATCCAAATGAGGCTGAG CTTCAAGCAGTACAGAATATCGTATCACTATGTGAAAAAGCATTGAAATTGGTGTCTGATTTCTTAGCAGAAAG CTTGCCAAAGAAAGTAGAAGTTAAGATGGaagttgaaaataaagaagCTGCTAAGGATGCGAAGGAGGG AGAGAAGAAAGAAGACAATCAGCCACCTAGAACACTAAAGGGTGTAATGAGAGTTGGTGTCCTTGCTAAAGGACTGTTGTTACATGGGGATCTCAATGTTAACTTGGTAGTCTTATGTGCAGAGAAACCTACCAGAACATTACTGGAAAGAGTTGCAGataatttaccaaaacaaattgCAGCATGTCTAACTGAAATGAAG TCTGAGGAAAAATTTGAAGTGAGACGATGTGTTGAAGAAGCAGCTATTGTTGTTACCAGTGATGCAGAAATTAAAGCATCATGTACTATCACTCTGACCTCTCCAGTCATGAGGGAAACAGCAACCCCTGAAGGAG AAACTTCAGCCACAACTGTAACCACCAAAGATCCACCAGATGTATTGGACAGGCAGAAATGCCTTGATGCCCTAGCAGCTCTACGCCATGCTAAATGGTTCCAG GCTAGAGCAAATGGACTGCAATCATGTGTAGTGGTGATTCGTATCCTGCGTGACCTTTGTCAGAGAGTACCAACATGGACACCTCTCAACGAATGG GCTATGGAACTATTAGTAGAGAAGTGTGTAGCCAGTGGAGGACCCAGCATGAGTCCTGGAGACGCTTTAAGAAGAGTTTTTGAATGTATTGCATCTGGATTACTCCTTCCAg cTGGACCAGGATTACATGATCCATGTGAGAAAGATCCAATGGATGCTGCTACATCACTGACCAATCAGGAGAGAGAAGATATTACAGCTTCTGCACAG CATGCATTGAGGCTGATTGCATTTAGACAAATACACAAGGTTCTTGGTATGGATGCCCTGCCAGCACCTAAATTACGAATGCGCATGACTCCACGGAAACGACGCCGCACTGACAGTGAGAATACTGGCGCTGATGGTGATG